From the genome of Arvicola amphibius chromosome 9, mArvAmp1.2, whole genome shotgun sequence, one region includes:
- the Xpnpep3 gene encoding xaa-Pro aminopeptidase 3 isoform X2 translates to MALIHKETQGHSGTDHTVVVLSNPTYYMSNDIPYTFHQDNNFLYLCGFQEPDSILVLQSCSGKQLPSHKAMLFVPRRDPGRELWDGPRSGTDGAVALTGVDEAYTLEEFQHLVPKLKAETSMVWYDWMKPSHAQLHSDYMQHLTEVKARSKNKVRGVQQLIQRLRLVKSPAEIKRMQIAGKLTSEAFIETMFASKAPVDEAFLYAKFEFECRARGADFLAYPPVVAGGNRSNTLHYVKNNQLIKDGEMVLLDGGCESACYVSDITRTWPVNGRFTAPQAELYEAVLEIQRACLTLCSPGTSLENIYSTMITLLGQKLKDLGIVKNSKENTFKAARKYCPHHVGHYLGMDVHDTPDMPRSLPLQPGMVITIEPGIYIPEDDRDAPEKFRGLGVRIEDDVVVTQDSPLILSADCPKEMNDIEQICSRTS, encoded by the exons ATGGCTCTGATCCACAAGGAAACCCAGGGGCACAGTGGGACAGACCACACAGTGGTGGTGCTCTCTAACCCTACGTACTACATGAGCAATGACATCCCCTACACATTCCACCAAGACAACAATTTCCTGTATCTGTGTGGGTTCCAAGAGCCTGATAGCATTCTGGTCCTTCAGAGCTGCTCTGGGAAGCAGTTACCATCCCACAAGGCCATGCTTTTTGTGCCTCGGAGAGACCCTGGTCGAGAACTGTGGGATGGCCCTAGATCTGGCACAGATGGAGCAGTAGCCCTGACTGGGGTGGATGAAGCCTACACCCTGGAAGAATTTCAGCACCTAGTACCTAAACTGAAAG CGGAGACGAGCATGGTTTGGTATGACTGGATGAAGCCTTCTCATGCACAGCTTCACTCAGACTACATGCAGCATCTGACCGAAGTCAAAGCCAGAAGCAAGAACAAGGTTCGGGGTGTCCAGCAGCTGATACAACGCCTCCGACTAGTTAAATCTCCTGCAGAGATTAAGAGGATGCAGATTGCTGGGAAACTGACATCAGAG gccTTCATAGAGACCATGTTTGCCAGTAAAGCACCAGTGGACGAAGCCTTTCTCTATGCAAAG TTTGAATTTGAATGCCGGGCCCGAGGTGCGGACTTCTTAGCCTACCCGCCGGTGGTTGCAGGCGGTAATCGCTCGAACACTTTGCACTACGTGAAGAACAATCAACTCATCAAG GATGGTGAAATGGTGCTTCTTGATGGAGGTTGTGAATCTGCCTGCTATGTGAGTGACATCACCCGGACATGGCCTGTCAATGGCAG ATTCACCGCACctcaggcagagctctatgaagCTGTTCTAGAGATCCAGAGAGCGTGTTTGACACTGTGCTCCCCTGGGACAAGCTTGGAGAACATCTACAGCACGATGATAACACTCCTGGGGCAGAAGCTTAAAGATCTGGGGATCGTGaagaacagcaaagaaaacaCCTTCAAG GCTGCTCGGAAATACTGCCCTCACCATGTTGGCCATTACCTTGGAATGGATGTCCATGACACTCCAGACATGCCTCGTTCACTCCCTCTGCAGCCTGGTATGGTGATCACAATTGAACCAG GCATTTACATTCCTGAGGATGACAGAGATGCACCAGAGAAGTTTCGCGGTCTCGGAGTACGGATTGAGGATGATGTGGTGGTGACTCAGGACTCACCTCTTATCCTTTCTGCAGATTGTCCCAAAGAGATGAATGACATTGAACAGATCTGCAGCAGGACCTCATGA